The DNA sequence CAGAAGATGCAGAAATAGCGATTGCCAATAAAGCGATTGAGCGCAGAACCGGTGCTCGTGGCTTGCGGTCCATCATGGAGGGCATTCTGCTCGACACCATGTTTGAGCTGCCGGCTCTGGAAGGCGTTGAGGAGGTTGTAATTTCCGCTGAGGTCGTCGAAGGCGATGCGCAACCGCTCTATATCTATTCCGAACGCTCGGGTGACGTAGAGACAAGCGCCTGATCTGCGAAAATATTTTCCATAATATCTATTGAAATGGCCTTGAAAGCTTTTGCCTTCAGGGCCATTTCTCTGTTAATCGACATGAAATGCGCTGATTTGGATGATAATCAGCCTGAATTGCGCGAATCCGACTAGTTTTATGGTCAGCATTCGTTCAGCAATCCTATGGCATACTTCTGAGAAATTCAGGACCTGGGTGAGCGCAGGCAATGCACCAAAGCGGCCTCCAGAAACAACAAGGTTTCCAATATGAGTGACAATCACGACGAACCTCAAAACGAAGCAGTGGCACAGGACTCAAGCGAAGATGCGCCGGAGTTTACCGGTGGTGTGTTGCCTGTACTGCCTCTTCGCGACATCGTCGTATTTCCACATATGATCGTGCCGCTCTTCGTCGGTCGGGCGAAATCGGTCCGTGCACTTGAGGAAGTGATGCAGGACGACAAACAGATCCTGTTGGTCGCTCAAAAAGACCCAGGTGATGATGACCCAAATCCAAGTGACATTTATGATGTCGGCACGGTGGGGCAGGTTCTGCAACTCCTGAAATTGCCCGATCAAACCGTGAAGGTTTTGGTGGAGGGAACGACCCGTGCGCGGGTTGAGCGCTTCACCGGTCGGGAAGACTTCTTTGAAGCAGAAGTAACACCAGTCCCTGACACAGATGCTGATGATGAGCGGCTTGAAGCACTCGCGCGGACTGTCACAGGACACTTCGAAAACTATGTAAAGCTCAACAAGAAGGTGCCACCAGAAGTTCTGGGGTCTGTGACACAGATCGAAGACTACGCGAAGCTGGCAGACACCATTGCGAGCCATCTCAACATCAAGCTCGAAGAGAAGCAGGAACTTCTCGAGATTGCGAGCACCGCTGAGCGGTTAGAGCGCGTCTATTCCATGATGGAAGGCGAGATTTCTGTTCTCAATGTTGAGAAGAAAATCCGCAGCCGCGTGAAACGCCAGATGGAGAAAACGCAGCGCGAGTATTATCTCAACGAACAGATGAAGGCGATCCAGAAGGAACTGGGCGGGGCCGATGGCGAAGATGGCCGCGACGAACTGCACGAACTGGAAAGCCGGATCGAGCAAACGAAGCTTTCAAAAGAAGCCCGCGAAAAAGTCGATGCAGAAATGCGGAAGCTCAAACAGATGAGCCCCATGTCTGCCGAAGCGACCGTGGTTCGGAACTATCTCGACTGGATCCTTTCAATTCCTTGGAACAAGAAAGGTCGGGTCAAAAAAGACCTGTCTAAAGCTGAAGAGATTTTGGATGCGGATCACTATGGCCTGGAGAAAGTCAAAGAACGCATCGTTGAATATCTCGCTGTCCAGCAACGGGCCAATAAGCTGAAAGGTCCGATCCTTTGTCTTGTAGGGCCTCCTGGTGTGGGTAAGACATCGTTGGGCAAATCCATCGCCAAAGCGACCGGTCGTGAATTCGCCCGCCTGTCACTTGGTGGGGTGCGCGACGAAGCAGAAATCAGAGGACACCGTCGTACATACATTGGCTCCATGCCCGGTAAGGTCATCCAGTCGATGAAGAAGGTGAAGAATTCCAACCCGCTCTTCCTGCTCGATGAAATCGACAAGATGGGTGCGGATTTCCGGGGTGATCCTTCGTCTGCTTTGCTCGAGGTGCTCGATCCGGAACAGAACAACACCTTCATGGATCACTATCTTGAGGTTGAATATGACCTCTCGAACGTGATGTTCGTAACGACAGCGAATACGCTCAACATTCCAGGTCCCCTGATGGACCGGATGGAGATTATCCGGATCGCTGGGTACACTGAAGACGAGAAGGTGGAGATCACCCGTCGTCACCTGATCCCCAAGGTCATGAAAAACCATGGTCTGAAGGCAGAAGAGTGGACCATCGACGATGAAGGCCTGCTGGAGCTGGTCCGGACATATACCCGCGAAGCAGGGGTCCGGAGCTTGGAGCGGGAAGTCTCGAACTTGTGCCGCAAGGCGGTCAAGGAACTCATCACCACAGAGAAGACGGCGATCAATGTCACCATAGACAACCTCGCTGATTATGCTGGGGTCGCTAAGTTCCGCCACGGTGAGATTGACGGAGAAGATCAGGTTGGCGTCGTGACAGGCCTGGCCTGGACGGAAGTCGGCGGCGAGCTGCTGACGATTGAGGGCGTTGAAATGCCTGGCAAGGGCCGAATGACGGTCACAGGCAACCTCAAAGACGTCATGAAAGAGTCTATCTCTGCAGCGAGCTCTTACGTGAAATCACGTGCAACGACGTTTGGTGTGGAGCCGCCGGTCTTTGACCGCAAGGACATCCACGTCCACGTGCCAGAAGGGGCAACCCCGAAGGACGGCCCAAGCGCGGGTGTCGCAATGGCGACCACCATCGTGTCGATCATGACGGGCATTCCGATCCGCAAGGATGTGGCGATGACTGGCGAAATCACCCTGCGTGGGCGGGTTCTGCCGATCGGCGGCCTTAAGGAGAAGCTGCTTGCAGCGCTTCGTGGTGGCATCAAAACGGTTTTGATTCCGAAGGACAATGCCAAGGATCTTGCTGATATTCCCGACAATGTGAAGAATCAGCTGGAAATTGTGCCGGTGGAGACCGTCGATGAGGTCTTGGTACGTGCTCTGACCTCCATGCCGGAAGCGATTGAGTGGGATGAGGAAGCCTACGCAGCGCAACAAGCAGAACGCGGCGTACAAAACACATCAGCTGAGGGGCTTACTGCCCACTAAATAAACAGAAAAAGCGCTTTTCGACCTGGGGATTCCAGTGAGATCAGCGCTTTTTTTCTGCCCATCGTTCGCACCTGCAATATAGCGATGATTATCTGAAAACTCGCAGAATTCTGCGCATTTCTGCGCTTAATTCTTTGACCCCGCTCAGGGAGGGTGTTTACACTTTTCCCTGATCTCCTGGGGATTCGCTCCCCGCAGCCTAGAGGGGCCGAACGTGAATAAGAACGATCTCATTGCCGTCATTGCTGATCAGACTGGTCTGGCAAAAGGCGACGCCACAAAAGCCGTCGACTGCGTATTTGATACAATCACCTCCACCCTGAAGGGGGGCGATGAAGTCCGCCTGGTTGGGTTTGGCACTTTTAATGTAACGCGACGGAACGCTTCTGAAGGCCGCAATCCGCGGACCGGTGAGAAGATCCAGATCCCGGCATCGAACCAGCCAAAATTCAAAGCTGGTAAGGGCCTAAAGGACGCTGTGAACAGCTAACGCTTTCCGGTTTGGAACCACCAAGCCTGAGAACGCAAGAAGGTCGGCGGAAGCCGGCCTTTTTTGTTGGGAGCTCTTAGCTCTGCATGTCCTCTTCGCCATCAGCCCGAGGGTCAAGCTCCAGCGGTGCCGCAGTGGTTTGACTGATGGGCACGGCAACAAAGTCCTCTTTTTCATCTTCCGGCACCGCCTCGCGGGCAAGGATGCGTGCGAGCACGAAAAAGATGAACAAGCCGGAGGACACCGCAGACAATGCGAAGACCGAGCCGATACCGAAGAGCGGGATGAGGCCAGAGATGGCGAGGGGCCCCGTCATCGCACCCACTGCGAAGACGAGTGTGAGGCCGCTTGCCACAAGCACAAACTGGTGCGGCGCCGCGTGGTCATTCGCTTGTGCGACACACAGGCCATAAAGCGAGAGTGCAAATGCGCCAAAGGCAAAGGCGCCGAGATAGATGCCAGAGGTTCCCACCTGTCCGGGAGCAAGGCTGAGATAGGCCGCTGTGAGCGCGACTCCGGCAAGAACAAAGATCAGAACCCATCGACGATCGATCTTATCGGACAATCGACCAACGGGGACCTGCAGCAAGGCACCACCTAGAATAGCGAGCGTCATGAAAAAGGAGACGCCCTGAATGTCGAGCCCGACTTCTCTCGCGTATACTGGCCCTAGCGCCCAGAATGGGCCGTTGACCAGCCCAACGATGAAGCAGCCCATCACACCAACCGGGGAGATCGACCAGAGCTCGCTGAGCTTCACCCGTGCGGTCTCAAGCGGGGCAGGCTGCACCGCCTTTGTGAGCGAAACAGGGACAAGCGCAAAAGACGTCAGGATGGCCACAACAGCGAAGAGTTCGAAGCCACTTGGGTCAAACAGATTAAGCGCCAGCTGTCCCGCGGTAAGCGCAGCGAGGCTCACCACCCGATAGACGGCGAAGACTGTTCCCCGATTGGAATTGTCGGCCTGTTCGTTGAGCCAGCTCTCGATGATCATATAGAGACCGGCAATGCAAAAGCCTGTAGCAATCCGAAGCACGACCCAGGCTATGGGGTCTGAAAAGAGCATGTGAGCAAGTGGGGCCGCCGACGCAATCGAGGCGAAAACGGCGAACGATCTGATGTGCCCCACACGCATGATGCCCGCAGGCCCGAACAAAGCGCCGAGCATATAGCCGGCAAAATAGGCTGACCCCATGAGCCCGAGGCTGGTGGCTGAGAAGCCGTTGAGGCTTCCCCTGATAGGCAGAAGGGTTCCAAACAGGCCGTCACCCAGCAATAGGATTGCTGTGGAGAGAAACAAGGAAAAGAAAGGAGCGAGACTGCGCGTCATGGTTCATCTCCACACGGCGCATCTATCTGCGGCCGTGCGAAAGGAGGTCGGGTTTACAGTCTGCCTTTGATCTGAAATCAGGCTATGCGGCAAGCACTTTTTTGCGCTTGGGGCCAGCGCTCGGGTCAGGCGTCAGCGGTATAGTCGTTCGCCCAGGCGGCGATCTGCATTAAATGTTCAATCAAAGGACCCGACTCGGGCTCCAAAGCATAGGTGACCTGCGGCGGAGACGTGTCGACGACGGAACGGGAGACCAGACCCGCATCTTCAAGTGCGCGCAGGTTCTGCGTCATGACCTTCTGTGACAGGGTCGGGATCCTGCGACGCAGGTCGCCAAACCGGCGGGGCTCCTGAGCCAGGTTGAGAAGGATAAGCGGTGCCCAGCGATTGAGGACAACCCGCAGCAACCGCCGAATATCACATTCCGGATTAGCGCCAGCTTCTTCAACCTTTGCCCAAAAACCAGCTTCGTTCTGCCAGGTGCCTGCGTCTGGTGCCTTTCTGAGATCAATTTTTTGCATGGAAACCTAAAGGTACCTAGTTGCTTTTGGAAACTATCATCTCCAGCTTATGCGCCAGAACGGAACCGGGCAAGGAGATGGATATGGTTTGGCTAAGAAACACAGCGCTGGCATTGGTCGCATTCATGGTCATCGTAGCCCTCGCGCTTTACAGCCTGTATGGCGGTGGGGCCCCTTACTCAGACCTATCGACGGCACCGCTATTTGGTGAGGAGGCATTGGAAACCGTCTTGGCATTCCCAGAGCCTTTTGGAAATGTTGCTGCTTCGGCAGACGGTCGTATTTTTTTTACCGTCCACCCGGAATCTGGACCGACCGGTCCTGTGCTGTATGAAGTGCGCGATGGCGCAGCCATTCCATATCCGACACGGGAACTTTCAGCGACCCGCTTTGTCACCGCCCTTGGTCTCACCATTGATCAGCAGAACCGTCTCTGGGTGATTGATCATGGCAATCACGGATTCGCGGGCGCAAGCCTCACCGCGTTTGACCTTGCCAGTGGCGAAATCGTGCATGAGGTCACGTTCAACAGCGATGTCGGCGAGTGGGCGTCTTTCTTGAACGATCTGTCTGTGTCGCCAGATGGGCGCTATGTCTACATCGCTGATGTGAGCTTCTTCGGGAAGAATCCGGCGCTGGTTGTCTATGACATGGAGAATGGGGAGGCCTGGAGGGTTCTGGAAGATCACCCATCCGTCATCGCCCAGGACTGGATTATCGAAAATCCTGTGAAGACCATGACATTCTTTGGCGGGCTGATCGCGCTCAAACCCGGTGTGGATGGCATCGTGGTCGATGCGGCGGGTGACTATGTCTATTACGGTGCGATGACCCATGATGGTCTCTACCGCGTCCCGACATCTGTCCTGCATGATCGATCTGCCTCGCGCGGCATTGTAGCGGCGGCAGTCGAGAGAATGGGGGACAAGCCGCTCAGTGACGGTTTGAGTATCGACGTTGAGGGCAATGTTTACATCACAGATGTCGAGCATGGCGGGGTCGCACGCATGGCACCGGATGGTTCGCTTCAAACGCTGATCGCCAGCGACCGGATACGGTGGGCGGACGGCATTTCCTATGGCGGTGACGGCTATTACTACTTCACTGATAGTGCCATCCCGGACCAGATGCTTCAGTCAAAGTCCCATATCGAGGCGGCAGCCCCTTATTACCTCTATCGCTTCAAAGCAGACATTGAGGGCGTCCCTGGACGGTAGCGGTTACCGGTCAGGAAGGAGCCGTGGTTTGATGTCATTCACCATCACATCGAAAAAACGGTCAGGTTCTTCCCATGGCGGCGCGTGCGCGGAATTCTCGAAATAGATGAGCTCTTTGTCCGGTGCCGTCAGCCGATTGAAATAGGCTTCAGCCAGCTTAGACGGTGTCTGATGGTCATGGCGACCCAGAATGTAAAAGACAGGCATCTCAAAGGACAGGTAGGTCTGGTCGAGATTGATGTCGCCGATCTGGTCCCACAAGTGATCCATTGAGAAGAGGGCGCTTCGAACCAGATTGATGAGATCAATCAGATTGAACTCTGAAATGGAGAGGGCTGTCCAGGCGAGGTTGACCTGAGAGCGTCCATCGTGAGTGAGCCCACCGCCAAACTCAGTCAGCCACCCTCGTTGAACGATCGTTTCGTCGACGCCGTAAGGTGGTGCGCCGATTTCCGTCAATTCAGCGATCGCGGTTTCATTGCCAAGGCGTTCAGCTTCAGCCAGAGCAAACGCATAGGAATAAGTTTCATTGGCTGCCATGTCTGAGATCTGGCCCGTCCCGATATACCCTGACACTTTGCCGGGATGGGCCGCAACATAGGTTGTACCCAGAAGAGATCCCCATGAATGCCCGAGGACGGCAATTCGGTCCCGCCCGAATTTGACGCGCAAATGATCAACGACGACATCAACGTCGGCGATGATCTGGGGAAGGTTCATAGTCTCAGCGGGAGTGTCCGCATCGAAGCTCTTACCGGCGCCACGCTGATCCCAATGCACGACCACGAATTCATCCTCAAGACTGCTATTGTAGGCCCGAAACCAGGCAAACTCGCCAGCACCTGGGCCACCGTGGAGGACCAGCAGAATGGGGTTGTCTCGGTCTCGGCCCCTGGTGAGAGTCCATTGAGCGAGACCGTTCACTTCGACCCACTCTTCCTCCGCAATGCTACCGGAAACCGGGTCACCATTTGCGCCGACAAAGGCTGGGGTGGAGGTTGGCCACAACAGCCAGGTGAGCGAAACGGCAAGGGTGAGTGCAACGGCGCTGAGCAATCTGACGATGATTTTCATGGATGTCCCCGGTTTGTGACCTGGCTTGAGCATATATCAAGGCTTTTAGCCATGTATTGCGGCAAAATGGGTGCAATTGGCGCTTGACGTGGGGCGTTCCATGACTAATGTCGGCGGCGCTTCAGACACTTCTGAACGGGCGGTTAGCTCAGCTGGGAGAGCATCTCGTTTACACCGAGAGGGTCGGCGGTTCGATCCCGTCACCGCCCACCATTTTCCTTATTCCGAAAATCCAGGATCTTAAAAACACCCGCTGTTCCAAATGGGGATGTGGCAGTAGACACCCGCGCCATCAAATCCGCGTGTGAATAGTGTGATTGCCGCTCGAGATTGGGTAGGGTTTGCCAACTATTGAAATTGGCTAACCGCGTGGGCACTTAGTGTCCAATCGGAAATCAACAGGGCAGGAGCACTTCATATGAGCAGCACAGACGTTTACGTACCGCCAAAAGTTTGGACGTGGGACAGTGAAAGCGGGGGACGGTTCGCGAACATCAACCGCCCTATTGCAGGCCCCACACAGGAGAAAGAACTGCCGGTTGGAAAACATCCGTTGCAGCTTTATTCATTGGCGACGCCGAACGGCGTTAAAGTCACCGTGATGTTGGAAGAGTTGCTGGCGCTGGGGCACAAAGGCGCTGAATACGATGCCTGGCTGATCAACATTGGTGAAGGTGACCAGTTCGGCAGTGACTTTGTCGACATCAACCCGAATTCGAAGATTCCGGCCCTCATGGACCACAGCACCGAGGAGCCAACTCGGGTTTTCGAGTCTGGTGCGATCCTTTGGTACTTGGCTGAGAAGTTTGATGCCTTCCTGCCCAAAGATCACAAGAAACGCACAGAGTGCATGTCCTGGCTCATGTGGCTCATGGGCAGCGCACCATATCTCGGCGGTGGCTTTGGTCACTTTTACGCTTACGCACCAGAGAAGTACGAGTACCCGATCAACCGCTTCACGATGGAAGTGAAACGCCAGCTTGACGTTTTGGACCGTCATTTGGCCGACAATCAATTCCTGGCAGGCGATGAATATTCAATCGCTGATATGGCAACTTGTCCCTGGTATGGCGCACTGGCCAAAGGGTTGCTCTACGAGTCCAAAGAGTTCCTTGATGTGGCCTCCTACAAAAACGTGAACCGCTGGACCGACGAAATCTTCACCCGTCCAGCTGTAAAACGCGGTCAGAAAGTAAACCGCGTATGGGGCGAAGAGAGCAGCCAGGTTCCTGAGCGTCATGACGCAAGCGATATCGACGCCAAGGACTAACGTGACGAATTTGGGTGCTCTATTTCTTGAGGGTCATGGAGATCACAACAAGCAGAGCACCCAATACCGCAAGGCTGGCGGATGCTAGAAAAGCGTAGGCGCCAAACATCGCCGCGAGCCAGCCAAAAGAAACCAATGCCAGGATTGCGATGCCGGATTGCAAAATCCCAAAGAAGCTTTGTGCCTGGGCCGCGATACTCTCGTCGGTCACATCTGCGATGAAATGAGTGCAGGCGAGGAAACCCAGCGCATAGGTAAGTGCCTGGAGAAGCTGCAACCCAAAAAGAATGGGAACGGAGGGCGAGAAGGCGAAGGCTGTCCACCGAACCACCGCGACCAGGCACGACGCCACGATGAGTACACGCGGTGTGATACGACCAGCAAACCGCTTAAACCCGACAAACATGCCAAGCTCTGCGACGCTACCAACGACGATCAGGAGTCCGATTGTGCTCTCGGCAATGCCCTGCTCGTGCCAGAGCAGACCGAGGAAGCCGTTCAATACAAAATGCGTTGAATGGACCAGAGCCCATCCAAGCAGCGGAAAGAGAAACCAGGGACGCAGAACATCGCGCAGTGAGTCTGTGTGCCGCGATGCTTTGAGAGCCTCTCTGGTTTCACGAAACCGCGGCAGGCCAAACGCCGTGGCAGCTCTCAGCAAAGACAGACCAACAAAGATCGGGACAAACGCAGTGATACCAATCTCTGCGATAGCAAAGCCCGCGACAAAAATCGTGAGCATGTAGCCGATGGTTTTCCAGGCATAAAGATGACTGAATTCAAATCCTACCCGTCGCCCAAGTCGGATGGAGGCAGCATCGACGACAGGCAGAATGGCCATTTGGGAAACAACGCAAACTGTCCAGACGATCAGAATGCCGACATACCCCTCAGCAAAGAAGAGGCCTAAGGGAAGGACGCCAGATATGACGGCTCCGACAACGATGACTGGCCGCCAGTCAGGTGCTTGGTCCGCGACACGCCCGACGGCAACGCCAATAAACAAGAGGACAATAAGGGGGGCTGAGGTGATGAAGCCGATTTGCTCAGGTGTGATTCCCTTATGCGCAAACCAGATACCGACAAAAGCGTTGATGACGCCCACACTCATTGAGTGAACGAAATAATATGTGGTTACGCGCACTGCGGGCGTGAGCCGCGTAGGCACATTGAATAGAGACATTTTTTTGAAGAACCAGAAAGAGCGCGATGTGAATACATGCGCAAAGCCCGACATTGCTGTTGGCAACGGGCGACACACCTTCACCCCTACTTTTGGGGCAAAGGTCGATGAGGTCTTTTCTGGCGTGTTATCTTAGCATCTGTCCACTCTAGGCAAATGCCGGCACTTCAGCAAGTCACCTAGGTGTCGGGGCGTATTGGTCCTCTATGAACAATTTCTTTGTAAAGGTCGGAGGTGCTGCTGTGGTTTCTCCTGTTGGGGAGCAACCAGACGACTGAGGATGTCTCTATTAGCTGCAGAAAGTTCTGGCGCGACCCGGCAAGCAGACGTTTGGAGCACCGCGCTGGAAAGGCAGGGACTCCACGGCTTCCCTTTAGAAGCTGGCAATATTCTGCGAAGTGGGGCTTTGAGAGACCTTCATGTCCCATGCGTCGAACATCGTCGGCGTCGTACCGCATGGCTTTGCTCGCAGTCATCCCACGCAGGCCTTCATGAAGGGGCTCATAGAAACACATGAAGCGGAGGTCTGCGCGAAAGGCGTTGAAAATTGCAGTGCTGCCGGTGCGCCACTGCGTGTGGCAGAAAATGGCACCAGGCAAGAGGGGGAGGGGCGGCGTCATCTGGCATATCGACTCGAATGCCCAATCGCCGCCGCAAACAACACGCCAATTGGTAGGATTCCCGCTACCCATGGCGGTATGCGTGCCTCATCGCTCGTTCATTCAACGTTGGTTGCTGGTTCTCCGTCGTTCTACGGGCAAATTTCTCTCCAGACCCTGAGAGGTGGTGCATTGCTGGCCTGGTCGACGGGCCAATGCAGGTGAATCGCCAAACCGGGCAACGAAATACCCTGCCAGTCCCGTCAATCACGAGGCTCAGCCGTCAAATCGAAGGCCTCAACCCTAGGCTTCATAAGGAGAAGCAAATAAACGCAGAAATCAGCCATTCGCTGCTTGACAGATTCTAGGGCCTGCCGTACATCACCGCATCCCCGAAGGCGTTTCGCCTTCGTTTTAGGGGGTGTAGCTCAGCTGGTTAGAGCGCTGGCCTGTCACGCCAGAGGCCGCGGGTTCGAGTCCCGTCACTCCCGCCATTTTTTCTCAAAAATGTGCGGAATGATCTTCCCGGGTTCCGGGTGGAATCGGCTCCAATGCCGATCAATTTGAACCTCCGCGAGCCGGACCTGCGAGTGGTTCTTAAACGCTCGCTCCTGCGCGGCAAAAAGCCTCAAAAATCTGTGCATTTTAGCGTGTTTTTGACGTGCTCAGTCGTTTGACTTGGGGCAGGCGAGGGCTATACTCCGCGCGATTTTAGAGGGGCAACAAGCGAGAATCACCCAGTCTTCGCAGACGCGAAAACAATGGTGTGGTTTCCGCAGACAGGTCAGGCCAGACCACCACACTAGGCCAGACCATTCAGGTGCTGAAAATGGAACAGCTCTTAAGCGAGTATCTGCCGATCGTGATTTTTCTCGGTCTGTCGGCCGTCATATCTATTGCGTTGTTGATCGTCCCATTTGTGATTGCCCCATCGAACCCGGACCCGGAAAAACTCTCTGCATATGAGTGTGGGTTTGACGCTTTCGACGACAGCCGCATGCGTTTTGACGTGAAGTTTTATCTTGTCGCGATCCTATTCATCATTTTTGACCTGGAAGTCGCCTTCCTCTTCCCATGGGCGGTATCCCTTGGCGATGTCGGCCTGTTCGGATTTTGGTCAATGATGGTGTTCCTTGGCGTGCTGACAATCGGCTTTATCTACGAGTGGAAGAAAGGCGCCCTCGAATGGGATTGAGAGTAACGGGACTGAGCCTTTTTCGCCGTCAGATGTGTGGAGTGCGCGTATGACCACTAGTCCAATCATTACCGATGCTCCAAAAGGCGTCATTGACCCAAAGACCGGTGCGCCTGTTGGGGCTGATGACCCGTTCTTCAAGCAGATGTCAGATGAACTTGCTGACAAGAACTTTCTCGTCACATCATTAGACAATCTGATCAATTGGTCCCGTACGGGCTCATTGATGTGGATGACCTTCGGTCTGGCCTGCTGCGGCGTTGAGATGATGCAAACGAACATGCCGCGTTATGACCTTGAACGGTTTGGCACAGCACCGCGCGCCAGTCCGCGTCAGTCGGATGTGATGATCGTGGCCGGAACGCTGACAAACAAAATGGCGCCTGCGCTTCGCAAGGTTTACGACCAGATGCCAGATCCCCGCTACGTGATCTCGATGGGGTCATGTGCCAATGGCGGTGGCTACTATCACTATTCCTATTCAGTTGTACGCGGGTGCGACCGGATTGTTCCGGTGGACATCTATGTTCCTGGATGCCCTCCGTCTGCTGAAGCTCTGCTCTATGGCATCCTTGCCTTGCAGCGGAAAATCCGACGCACTGGGACGATCGAACGTTAGAAGAATACCGCAATGGTGAGCTGTTCTTGCCATGGTGACCACATTGTTAGAGATGCAAATTGTCTGAGAAAAACGACATGGACGAAAGTCTGCAAGATCTAGGGGATCATATTGCCGCCGGTTTGGGTGATGCGATTGTCTCATCAGAGGTCGACCGCAGTGAACTGACGCTTGCGACTACCGCTGGCAAGATCGTCAAGGTCCTCAAGTTCTTGAGAGACGATCCGGCATGCCACTTCTCTGTGCTGGTCGATATTTGCGGCGCTGACAATCCGGGTCGGACTAAGCGCTTCGACGTTGTGTACCATTTGCTGTCCATGCATCAGAACCAACGG is a window from the Rhodobiaceae bacterium genome containing:
- the hcaT gene encoding putative 3-phenylpropionic acid transporter, giving the protein MSLFNVPTRLTPAVRVTTYYFVHSMSVGVINAFVGIWFAHKGITPEQIGFITSAPLIVLLFIGVAVGRVADQAPDWRPVIVVGAVISGVLPLGLFFAEGYVGILIVWTVCVVSQMAILPVVDAASIRLGRRVGFEFSHLYAWKTIGYMLTIFVAGFAIAEIGITAFVPIFVGLSLLRAATAFGLPRFRETREALKASRHTDSLRDVLRPWFLFPLLGWALVHSTHFVLNGFLGLLWHEQGIAESTIGLLIVVGSVAELGMFVGFKRFAGRITPRVLIVASCLVAVVRWTAFAFSPSVPILFGLQLLQALTYALGFLACTHFIADVTDESIAAQAQSFFGILQSGIAILALVSFGWLAAMFGAYAFLASASLAVLGALLVVISMTLKK
- the ndhC gene encoding NAD(P)H-quinone oxidoreductase subunit 3 yields the protein MEQLLSEYLPIVIFLGLSAVISIALLIVPFVIAPSNPDPEKLSAYECGFDAFDDSRMRFDVKFYLVAILFIIFDLEVAFLFPWAVSLGDVGLFGFWSMMVFLGVLTIGFIYEWKKGALEWD
- the nuoB gene encoding NADH-quinone oxidoreductase subunit B gives rise to the protein MTTSPIITDAPKGVIDPKTGAPVGADDPFFKQMSDELADKNFLVTSLDNLINWSRTGSLMWMTFGLACCGVEMMQTNMPRYDLERFGTAPRASPRQSDVMIVAGTLTNKMAPALRKVYDQMPDPRYVISMGSCANGGGYYHYSYSVVRGCDRIVPVDIYVPGCPPSAEALLYGILALQRKIRRTGTIER